One segment of Sinorhizobium sp. BG8 DNA contains the following:
- a CDS encoding trimethylamine methyltransferase family protein: MSDTAVADAPNRRSRGTRAARREGAAKPAGVPYIVRNIPTYDILSEENLVRIEAAADRILAEVGIEFRDDPEALAHWKRAGAAVTGTLVRFEPGMLKEVVATAPAEFTQHARNPANSVRIGGRNVVFSPAYGSPFVMDLDNGRRYGTIEDFRNFIKLAQSSPWLHHSGGTICEPVDVPVNKRHLDMVYAHVKYSDRPFMGSITAEERAEDSIDMARIVFGADFVDRNCVILGNVNVNSPLVWDGTMTKSLRAYARANQAAVIVPFILGGAMGPVTNAGAIAQSYAETLAGCALTQLERKGAPVVFGNFLSSMSLRSGSPTFGTPEPAIGSMVVGQLARRLNLPLRCAGNFSNAKLPDAQAMQEGLMSMLSAIHCGANFILHSAGFLDGLLSMSYEKFVMDADLCGALHSYLAGVVVDDNTLAMDAFLQVGPGSHFLGCDHTMRNYQTAFWDSTLSDNETFEKWSEEDGSTDMATRANRQWKKTLAEFEAPALDVAVDDALCDYVDRRKSSMADAWY, translated from the coding sequence ATGTCCGACACAGCCGTTGCAGACGCTCCGAACAGGAGGAGCCGGGGCACGAGGGCTGCACGCCGGGAAGGCGCCGCCAAGCCGGCCGGAGTTCCCTACATCGTGCGCAATATCCCGACCTACGATATCCTTTCGGAGGAAAATCTCGTTCGCATCGAGGCCGCAGCGGACAGGATTCTGGCGGAAGTCGGCATCGAGTTTCGCGACGACCCGGAGGCTCTTGCGCACTGGAAGCGGGCAGGGGCGGCAGTGACGGGCACGCTCGTACGCTTCGAACCGGGGATGCTGAAGGAGGTGGTTGCGACGGCGCCTGCCGAATTCACGCAGCACGCCCGCAATCCCGCAAACAGCGTCAGGATCGGGGGCCGCAATGTGGTGTTTTCCCCCGCCTACGGTTCGCCCTTCGTGATGGATCTCGACAACGGGCGGCGCTACGGCACGATCGAGGACTTCCGCAACTTCATCAAGCTTGCCCAGTCGAGCCCGTGGTTGCACCATTCGGGCGGCACGATCTGCGAACCGGTCGACGTGCCGGTAAACAAGCGGCACCTCGACATGGTCTACGCCCATGTCAAATACTCCGACCGCCCCTTCATGGGGTCCATCACCGCGGAAGAGCGTGCGGAAGACTCGATCGATATGGCACGGATCGTGTTCGGCGCCGATTTCGTCGATCGCAACTGCGTGATCCTCGGCAATGTCAACGTGAACTCGCCGCTCGTCTGGGACGGGACGATGACGAAGTCGCTGAGGGCCTATGCGCGCGCCAACCAGGCGGCGGTCATCGTCCCGTTCATTCTCGGCGGCGCCATGGGACCGGTCACCAACGCCGGCGCCATTGCGCAGTCCTATGCCGAGACGCTCGCCGGCTGTGCGCTGACACAACTCGAGCGGAAGGGCGCCCCGGTCGTCTTCGGCAACTTCCTGTCGTCCATGTCCCTTCGGTCGGGGTCCCCGACCTTCGGTACGCCCGAGCCGGCGATCGGCTCCATGGTCGTCGGGCAGCTCGCCCGCCGGCTCAATCTGCCGCTGCGCTGTGCCGGCAACTTCTCGAACGCCAAGCTGCCCGACGCCCAGGCCATGCAGGAGGGCCTGATGTCGATGCTCTCGGCAATCCATTGCGGCGCAAATTTCATCCTGCACTCGGCCGGCTTCCTCGATGGCCTGCTGTCGATGTCCTACGAGAAGTTCGTCATGGACGCCGATCTGTGCGGGGCCTTGCATTCCTATCTGGCGGGCGTGGTCGTGGACGACAACACGCTGGCGATGGACGCCTTCCTGCAGGTCGGTCCCGGCAGTCATTTCCTCGGCTGCGACCACACGATGCGCAACTACCAGACTGCGTTCTGGGACTCGACGCTCTCCGACAACGAGACCTTCGAGAAATGGAGCGAGGAGGACGGCTCGACCGATATGGCAACGCGCGCGAACCGGCAGTGGAAGAAGACGCTTGCCGAATTTGAAGCGCCGGCCCTCGATGTAGCCGTCGACGACGCACTTTGCGACTATGTCGATCGCCGGAAGAGTTCCATGGCCGACGCCTGGTACTGA
- a CDS encoding PRC-barrel domain-containing protein — MTKKLLTSVAAGALFLGAAIAPAAYAQSTTTPQTNQTMEDPAVVPDATTTMKPADGTADTAVKPADSTAATTTDPDVDVAGTKGEYLTTQSPDQVSANSFIGQSVYNSADESIGDINDVIIEKNGGIVAAVIGVGGFLGMGEKWVAVPFTSITVNQSPDNGDVKLTTTETAESLKAAPEFKTMSQQMAEKDAATPLDTSTTSSTTPTTNAPATEPAE; from the coding sequence ATGACGAAGAAACTTCTTACTTCCGTTGCCGCTGGTGCTCTTTTCCTTGGCGCAGCGATTGCTCCGGCCGCTTATGCTCAGAGCACGACCACCCCGCAGACCAATCAGACTATGGAAGATCCTGCGGTAGTGCCTGACGCGACGACCACCATGAAGCCGGCCGATGGTACGGCAGACACCGCCGTCAAGCCTGCGGACAGCACCGCAGCCACCACGACCGACCCCGACGTTGACGTGGCCGGCACCAAGGGCGAATACCTGACGACACAGTCGCCTGACCAGGTCAGCGCCAACAGCTTCATCGGCCAGTCGGTCTACAATAGCGCTGACGAAAGCATCGGTGACATCAACGACGTGATCATCGAGAAGAACGGCGGCATCGTCGCAGCGGTCATCGGCGTCGGCGGGTTCCTGGGCATGGGCGAAAAGTGGGTCGCCGTACCCTTCACCTCCATCACGGTGAACCAGAGCCCCGACAACGGCGACGTCAAGCTGACGACGACCGAGACGGCCGAAAGCCTCAAGGCGGCGCCGGAATTCAAGACCATGTCGCAGCAGATGGCCGAGAAGGATGCGGCAACGCCGCTCGACACGTCGACGACATCGTCAACCACGCCGACCACAAACGCTCCGGCAACGGAACCGGCAGAGTAA
- a CDS encoding SMP-30/gluconolactonase/LRE family protein — protein MSEPIPFAGSILCDITSELGEGPTYDPATGTAWWFDIKGRKLHELHLDSSRKQVHDLPFLGSVLAVIDPDRQLIVSDQGLFVRETATGRLTLLTTLEDKPGNRSNDGRVHPSGALWASTMGRSAEKHAGAIYHVAEGKVTQLFANITIPNSICFSPDGAVAYFTDTDVNHLMRVDLDPKTGLPTGVPAVLSDETGTPGGIDGSVCDADGLIWNARWGASAVEVYKPDGTKISRYALPASQTSCPAFIGPNADRLLVTSAWQGLDDASRGEDPHAGKTFELGIAVKGRFEPQYKL, from the coding sequence ATGAGCGAGCCCATCCCGTTCGCAGGCAGCATCCTGTGCGACATCACCAGCGAGCTCGGCGAAGGTCCGACCTACGATCCCGCGACCGGCACCGCATGGTGGTTCGACATCAAGGGACGCAAGCTGCACGAACTGCATCTCGATAGCTCGCGCAAGCAGGTGCACGACCTCCCCTTCCTCGGCAGCGTGCTTGCCGTAATCGATCCGGACCGCCAGCTGATCGTCTCCGATCAAGGACTCTTCGTCCGCGAGACGGCGACCGGCCGGCTCACCCTCCTCACCACGCTCGAGGACAAGCCCGGCAACCGCTCCAACGACGGACGGGTGCATCCCTCCGGCGCGCTGTGGGCGAGCACCATGGGCCGCTCGGCCGAGAAGCATGCAGGCGCTATCTACCACGTAGCTGAAGGCAAGGTGACGCAGCTCTTCGCCAACATCACCATTCCGAACAGCATCTGCTTTTCGCCCGATGGGGCCGTCGCCTACTTCACCGATACGGATGTCAACCATCTGATGCGCGTCGACCTCGACCCGAAAACCGGGCTACCGACAGGCGTGCCTGCCGTGCTCAGCGACGAAACAGGGACGCCCGGCGGCATCGATGGCTCGGTCTGCGACGCCGACGGCCTGATCTGGAACGCGCGCTGGGGCGCCAGCGCGGTGGAGGTCTACAAGCCTGACGGCACGAAAATCAGCCGCTATGCCTTGCCGGCATCGCAGACGAGCTGCCCCGCCTTCATCGGCCCGAATGCCGATCGCCTGCTCGTGACATCGGCCTGGCAGGGCCTGGACGACGCAAGCCGAGGGGAGGACCCGCATGCGGGCAAGACCTTCGAACTCGGGATAGCGGTCAAGGGTCGCTTCGAACCGCAGTACAAGCTGTAA